GGAGATCAGCCCGCACACCGACGAGGGAGTCGTCGTCGAGGTTCAGTACGTCGTCGCCCAAGAGCGAGGGAGCGACGGAAACCAGCAGGCGACCGTTCGATCCGCGAATGGGCCGTGAGGTCCGGTCGTTAGCGCAGTGCCGCTTCGAGGCCGGCACCGATCGCAACGCCGATCGGGAGCCACAGCGCGAGATTTTCCGTTGCAACGCCGAGGAGGACGCCCACTGAGATCCCGATGGCGACGCCACTGCCGATAGGAGAGTCGTCGACGTCGTTCTCACCCGGGGCAGTCGGATCGTTCTCGCGTTCGACCATGGGTAGCCGAGAGTAGCTGCTGCGAGCTGCCGATTGGAGGAACCAAGCGGATGCGAGTCGTCTCGCCTCGAGGACCCTACCGTTGGAGGCCGAACGAGACGTGAATCGTCGTCGTGTACGATTCGATCTGACCGTCCTCGACGTCCGCCGTCTGGGATTCGATCTTGATTCCCGTGATCTCCTCGAGCGTCTCGTCGGCGTCCTCGAGCGCGCTCTGTGCGGCGTCTTCCCAGGATTCGGTCGAGTTACCGACCAGCTTGATGACTTTGGCGGTTTCGCTCATGATACGCGCCAACGGACACCGACGAAGTGCATAGTCCTTGGCCGGGGGTATGCTTGCTCGACGGCCTCGTTTCCCGTCCGCTGTCGCGAGTTAGCTGGGCTCCGACGACGGCCGATACCGACGGCTCACCGCCTTCCACCGACCGGTTCGGAACAGCCAGTAGTTGATCCCGCCCGGGACGGTCGTCTCGAGGAAGAGCGCGAGGTAGAGTCCGCCGACGCCGAGCGGCGTGACCAGTCCCAGCGCGGCCGCCGGGAGGGCGAAGGCGTAGCGACCGAGCAGGGAGGCGACGAACGGCCAGCGAGTGTCGCCGGCACCGAGCAGCGCCCCCGCAGCGGCGCCGTCGATACCGTATCCGATCGAACTGATCGCTCCGACGACGACGAACGCGGCGGCCTGCGCGGCCTCCGCCGGACCGGTGACGAACACCCCCGCGATCGGCCGGGCGAAGAGCACGACGAGAACCGCGATTCCGGTGTAAATCACCGTCGAGAGCCGGATGATATCCGCGCCGTAGCCCACGGCTACTTCCTCTTCGTTCGCACCGAGGTGCTGTCCGACGAGCGAACTCGAGGCCAGCGACAGGCCCCAGTTGACGCTGTTGATCAGGGCTCGTACCCGGCGGCCGACCTCGAGGGCCGTGACGACGACCGGCCCGAACGAGGCGGCGATCCAGAGGAGGGGAAAGACGACGATACCCTGTGCGAGCCGCCGACCGACTTCCGGCAGCGAGATTTCGATCAACTGGCGGAGCAGCGTCGGCTCGATCCACGGCCCGCCTCGCGTGATCGGGACGGGACTGGGCTCCATGCCGAGGCGACCGTACGACCGGCCGAGCATGCCCCACGCGAGGACGACCGTCACGAACCCGCTCGCGAGGGTCGTCCCGATCGCGGCACCGGCAGCACCCAGACCGAGCCCGAATATCAGCAGCCCGCTGAGGAGAACGTTGAGCACCGCGCCGCCGGCCCGGGCCACCATCTCGGTGAACGTGTCGCCGACGCCGGTGTACGTCCGGCTGGCGATGAGATTGAGGAGTTCGAAGACGACCGCCGGCGCGACGTAGACGAGGTAGACGCTGCCGTGACGAAGGGCATCGGGATCCGCGCCGAGCAGCCCGATCAGACGGTCGGGGACGGCGAGAAAGATCCCTGCGACCGGAAGCGAAATCGCGGTCGCGAGCACGACGCTCTGGGTGACGGCCAGCGACGCGCGGCCGGTTTCCTCGCCGCCGTAATTCTGCGAGACGAGCGTGACGGTACCGCCCGCGAGGCCGAGTCCCAGCAGCGTCACGATCTGCCAGTAGCCGAGCGCGAACGCCAGCCCCGCAGTGCCCGCCGTCCCGACGGCGATCCCGACCATCGCGAGATCGGCCGTCTGCTTGGACATGATCGCGAAGCCGGTGACGATCCGGGGCCACGCCAGCTCGGCGATCGGTGGGAACCGGTCGGCGTCGACGATCCCGCAGCGCTCGAGGAGTCCCGCGACGAACGCGATCGCAGCCGCCTGCCAACTCGTCATCGACCGCTCGTTTCGGGACCACCCCCTTCGATCTGTCGTTCGATAGACCGTAGCAGTCCCGAGAGAAGCGATCAGCAAAATTTATACACGAAATATACAGATTGAAAACGTGTCAGCACTCGCCTCGCTTCGCCTCCCGACGACGGTACTTGCAACGGTAGAATTCCTGCTTGCCGAATCGTCGGCGGTGCTCGCCCAGCGGGACCCCGCGGGTATCGGTACCGGAACGGCAGCCAGCACGCCGTGGTACGTCCAGTCGATCACTGCAGCACTGATTACGCTCGTTATCGGTGGACTCCTAATCGCGATCGCTCCGGACGGAACGCGCCGACAGACCGATCGCGCGCTCGAGCAACCCGGGGCCGCGTTCGTCTACGGCGTCGGCAGTTTGATCGCCGTGATCGGAATCGCTTTCGTGTTGGCGATCACGGGAATCGGGATCGTTCTCGCGATTCCGTTGCTGCTGATCTTCGCTCTTGTAGCAGTGGTCGCCGGAGAGTACGGCTATCTCGCCGTCGGCCGACTCGCGAGCGACAGTTGGCCCCTCGCACTGGGCGTCGCGATCGTCGTCTCGGCGCTCGTCGGTGCGGTTCCCGTCCTCGGATCGATAGCCGGGTTCGTAATCAGTAGTATCGGGTTGGGAGTGATCATCATAGGTTCCATAGAGTAACACGACTCACGCCCGTGAGAGCAACGCTTTGAGGTGGTCCATCGAGACCAGCGACGTCGGCCGGTCCATGTGAACGCCGATCTCGCCAGACAGCGCGCCCAGCCCGATTCGCTGAACTGGCTCGGGGAAGGAGTAGGCCCGTCGAATCCAGCGGCCGAGTTGCTGCTCGCGCTCCAAGTCGTCGCGCCACGCGCGTTCGTACGCCGCGAGCGTGGTCGGCCGATCGGGGTCGATCTCGCGGGCGGCGTGATCGGCGCTGGTCATGCTATAGAGGATGCCGCCCCCCGTGAACGGCTTGGTCTGGGCGGCCGCGTCGCCGAGGAGGAACGCGCGGCGAGTCGTCACCCGATCCGGCGGACCGATCGGGATCGCACCCGAACAGCGGTGGGCGACGTCGATCTCGTAGCCGTCGATCAGTTCCTCGAAGTGTTTGGTCACCTGCACGCCCGGCGGGGCCGCCAGCCCGTACTCGACGCCGGCCTCGCCGCGCGGGATCCGCCACGCGAAGAACGTCGGCGGCGTGAGGTGAACGTCGACGAAATCCTCGTGGTCCGCTTCGTCCGAGAAGGCGAGCACGCCGTGGAGAAACTCCTCGGGCTCGGGAAGGTCGAGTTCCTCCCGAACCCTCGAGCGCGGGCCGTCGCAGCCCGCGACCATCTTCGCCTCGAACTCGACGGTTCCCTCGGGGCCGCTGGCGACGATTTCGACGCGGTCGCGGTGTTCGGTGACGCCCGTGACCGTGTGTTCCTCTCGAACGTCTGCTCCCGCATCACGAGCGAGATCCGCAAGGTGGCGATCCAGCCCCACTCGATCGATGACGTTCGAGGCGACCTCGCGTTTGTAGAACGGGTACGCGTCGCTGTGTGGCCCGCCGACGTGGAACCGCGCGCCGTAGATCTCGTTCTGGAACAGCTCCTCGCGAGCGCCCTCGCCCGTGAACTCCCAGACGTCGGTACTGACGTGGCCCGAACAGGCCAGGGGCTCGCCGATCTGCCCCTTCTCGAGGGCGAGCACGTCGTACCCCTCTTCGGCGGCTCGACGGGCGAAGCGAGCGCCCGGCGGCCCGACGCCCACGACGACGAAATCGTACATGGTCGTCACGTTCACACCGCTCGGTAAATAGTTTCTCGAGACTGTCCCGGAGGCACAACTATATGGGATCCGATAGTCGTGACGGCTATGTGCGGCCTGGTGACAGCCGACGAAACCACGCTGATCGACTTGAGTATCGGCCTCGAGGACGGCGTCGCGAGCGAACCGACGCCGCCGAGCATCGACGCGTTCGACCACGAGGCGGGCGCGGAACGGCTCGCCGAAACCCTCCGGGAACAGGGGTACGACGTCGACGCCGGGGACTTCCCCGACGGGATGGGGCTGGCCTGGGAGGACCTCGAGGTCATCCCGCACGCCGGAACCCACCTCGACGCGCCGTGGCACTACGGGCCCGAGGTCGACGGCGAGCCGGCGAAGACGATCGAGGAGATCCCCCTCGAGTGGTGTCGCGGAAATGCGGTCGTGCTCGATTTCCGGTGGATGGAGCCGGGGAGCGAGATCTCCGCGTCCGATCTCGAGGACGCCCTGGCCGACCTCGATCACGACCTCTCGCCGGGCGAGATCGTCCTGATCCAGACGGGCGCCGACGAACTGTGGGGCCAGCCCGAGTATCTGACCGAGTTCCCCGGCATGAGCGCCGAGGGAACGAAGTTCCTCGTCGAGCAGGGCGTGAAAGTGATCGGGACGGACGCCTACGGCTTCGACAAACCGTTCGCGACGATGGGCGAGCGCTACGTCGAGTCGGGCGATGACGGCGAACTGTGGCCGGCCCACCTTGCGGGCCGAGACGTCGAGTACTGCCAGATCGAGAAGATGGCCAACCTCGACCGGTTGCCACGCAAGACGGATATCCCGGTCGTCGCGTTCCCCATCAAAATCGAAGACGGTAGCGCGGGGTGGGTCCGTCCGGTAGCCCTTCTCGAGGACGACGAAACGGGAGGTGAGGACGCGTGAAACTCGCCACCTTCGAGGTCGACACCCCCGTCGGCCCCGTCGAACGCATCGGCGCCGTCGACGAATCGAGCGCGTCCGACGACACTACCGCCGGCGAAGCGACGCTCGTGGATCTCACCGCGGCCTACGGCGCGGCGCTCGCGACCGAGGGCGAACCCGCGCCCGCGGACCTCGCCCGGACCCACGTCCCGCCGGAGATGATCGCCTTCCTCGAGCGCGGCGATCGGGCGATCGCGGACGCGAGAGAGGCGCTCGAATACGCGGCGGAAACGAACGCCGATCGCGGCCCCGGCGGCGCGAAGATCCGATACGAGCCCGGCGAGTACCGGCTGCTCGCGCCGCTTCCGCGGCCCAACTCGCTGCGGGACTGCATGGCGATCGAGGAGCACGTTCAGAACAGCATGGAGGGCGAAATCGCGGACGTCTGGTACGACCTGCCGGTCTACTACAAGGGCAACGCGGACAGCGTGGTCGCGCCCGGGGAGACGATTCAGTGGCCCGACTACTCCGAGATCATGGACTACGAACTCGAGATCGCGGCCGTGATCGGGAAACGCGGTCGAGACATTCCGGCCGAGGAAGCCGACGAGCACATCGCCGGCTACACGATCTTCAACGACTTCAGCGCTCGCGACATCCAGGGCAAGGAAATGGAGGGGCGGCTCGGGCCGGCCAAAGGCAAGGACTTCGCGAACGGGTTGGGGCCGTACGTCGTCCCCCGCGACGACATCGACGTGCTCGAGGCCCCGATGACCGCCCGGATAGACGGCGAGGTCTGGTCGGAGGGCACCGTCGACGAGATGTACCACTCGTTCGCCGAGATCATCGAACACGTCTCGCAGTCCGAGACGCTCCACCCCGGCGACGTCATCGGGAGCGGCACCGTCGGCGAGGGCTGTGGCCTCGAATTAGGGCAGTGGCTCGAGGACGGGGATACCGTCGCACTCGAGGTCAAGGGGATCGGCGTCCTCGAACACACGGTCGTCGCCTGACGGTTCAGCGTCGCACGGAGAGGTGGCGAGTCCGGCCTCGAGTCCGCTGCTGGCCGGATCGAAGCCACAGATAAACGCCCGGAAATAGCCCCGGCAATACATATCGGAGTGAGTGACATTTCGTTAGAGAACACCGTACTCGGATATGATCAGTCGATCCGCCCTCGCGGCCGTCTGTCTGGGTATCGTTATCGTCGTGAGCCTTCCCGCCGGGGCGTACGCAACCCTGTCGAGTTCGGGGCCGGAATCACCAACGTCTCTCGTACAGGACGATTCCTATCGCTACCAGTGTCTCAATACGGCACCGGCCGAAAACGTCTCGATGAACGCCTACGAGCAGAATACGTCGAACCTCCGGACGCAGTCGGCGAACGTGTCGCCGACCGGGAACGGAACCACTGCCAGAGAGGGGTTCGTGGAGATCGAGTCCGAGTTCATCAACGGCGAGCAGACGTGTTTCGACAGGGTATCGACGGAGAAGCAGACGATGATGCTGCAGCTCAAGGGCGTTCAATTCGAGAACACCTCGGTCCGCGGCCCGTGGACCAATATCGTGTTCGGACAGGGCGAGGCGGACGTGGTCACGATCTTGCTTCCGGGGAACGAATTCCTGGACGTGTTGCGGCAAATGGGTGTCAGTGAGGGGTTCATCGAATTCTTCGAAGAAGAGTACGACCTGTCTTCGAACGGCACCGCCGAAACGTCGGCGGAGGGGACTGGAGCTGATGGTCCGACGAATCAATCAAACGATTCTACCGAAACTGAGGCTGATTCGGACGACGTCAGAGGGAACACGACTGATTCGGGCGAGAACAATGAGAACGTGACCGATCCGGACGATTCCACGGAGAACGCGACTGATTCGGACGGCGGAAGCGGAAATACGACGGACGATACCAGCGGAGAGGGTGAGGATTCGACCGGAGCGAACGAGACCGGGACCGAGTCGGTCGTCGACCCGACCGACTTGGCGGGCGAGCCGTCCGAGGGGGCGGCGATCGTGCAACCTCGATAGCGGACGGTTGTCGGTCACCGATTGCTACCGACCGCGCCGGGACAGCCATCTCCCGGCGAAGTTCAGTAGCCGATCCGACCGTCCGACACACCGCCAGCACCGATCGCACGCCGAGGTGGCGGTATCCGGCTATTTATACGTCCGGCCATATACGTACAAAATTATAATTATTCATGTATGAAACGTCCGAGCACCTGTGCCAACCGATCGCAAGAAATTCATCGTCGCCTTCCTCGGCGCGAACATCCTGTTGATTACCGTCGTCGGGGGCTTCGCGTCCACCGGGACCAGTGTCGCCGTCCCGATGAGCGATACCGGTGGGTTCACCGTCGCGTTCGACGAACTCGAGGGCAACGGGTTCGAGCAGTACTCGACGATGGAGGACAACGGGGTCTGTGAGCAGTACCCCGTCAGCGAGACGCGCATCGACAACGGAACGATCGAGGGGCTCCACCTGTTCAAGGACCTCGAGATGCCCGTCGCGAACGACACGGTCAGAGTGTCGATACGAGCGGATAGCATGGAGTTCGAGGGACTCACCCAGCGCTTTACGTATCTCGAAGGGAATCTCTCGTTCGACGGGGAGCAAGTCGTCGAATACGACGACGATCGGGATCGAATGCGGATTTCGGCCCGGAACATCACCATCGAGGACAGTGCGATTCAGACCGAGAACCAGTATATCACCTACCTTTCGTTGGACGAGCTGGACGTCGACGTGGAGACGAATCCAGACGATGCGGGCGTCGACGCACCGGATATCGAGTGTCTCTCGGAGGGGAGTTCCGGTGGTAACGAGTCTACTGGTAACAGTTCCGACGGTAACGAATCTGACGGTAGCACTTCCGACGGTAACGAGTCTGATAGTGACAGCTCTGACGGAAATAGCGCCACAAATAGCAGTGCCGTGGGTAATACTTCCGCAGATAACAGGTCCGTGAGGAATTCCGTCGCAGATAACGGACGATGAACGACGAACGTCTGGTCCGAGTCAGCGAGTGGCGGGACGATCGGCCGTTCTGGGGTGGAACGATACTGACGGTCGCCGGGATCGTTATCGCCATCGTTCCGCTAACTCTCGCATTCCGGTTCGGGATGGGAACGAGTCCTTACGTCCTCGTCGGACTATCGTCCGCCGGGTTCGTGTCGTTGGCCGGCATCTTCTCGCTCCGCCGGCCGGATCGTGCCGACTATCTCGGCGCGGTCGGCATCCTGTTCGCAGTCGTCTCGATATTCGGCGCACTCGGCGGGTTCGGACTCGGAACGGTTCTCGGGATGGTGGGCGGCTCACTCTGTATCGCGTGGGTCCCCGACGACGCCGCGGCCGACGATCCGTCGCCGGAAACCGAGTCCGTTCTGAGCAGACTGCGGTCGCGCTGTCGCGGGGTCGTCGACTCCCTATCCCAAGAGCGATAAAAAGACCGCGGATTCGGCCTTTCGAAGGTGTTCGTCGACGGTACTCGTCGCACAGTCGAGTTCGTTCGCGATATCTTGATGGGTCGCCTGCTTCGGAACGTCGTAGTAGCCGATTTCCACCGCCGTTCGGAGCACCTCCTGCTGTCGCGTCGTCAGGTCGAAGATCGACCACTTGGACGTCGGATCGTACTCTCCGGTCTTGATGATCTCGTAGTCGAATCCCTCGGGGATCGCCCGATACGCGTCCTGGATCATCTCGTCCGTTCCCGCGACGGTGAGTCGAAGCGAGCCGTCGTCAGTGAACTCAATCGGCGTTTCGACGATGAGCCCGTCCTGACCGACGAGCGACATGAGTTTCGAGGCCGGTTCGCCGGAGTCGACGTACAGATAACAGTAGAGGTCGGCACCCGCACCCTCGAAGAGATCCCAATCGAGGACGAGCGGATGATCCCCGATCTGCGATTCGAGGGCCTCACTGCCTCCACGGAGTCGATACAGCAAGATTCCGGTCCCATCCGGGAACGAATCGACGTAGACGATTTCCGATCGTTCGAGATCGGGTTCGGCTGCCAGTCGCTGCCCGGCGGGATGGACGGCACCGGTCGGTGGCGTTAGCTCGAGTCGGACGTACCTCATCGTTCGACCCAACTACGGTCTCGGGATCCCGACCATTCCCTCTCGTCGAGTCTCGGAGTCGGGTCCGGAGCTATCAGTACTATCGCTGCAGTACCGTTCGTGTTGCACCGAACTGTCTCGGGAGTACGTTTCTGACTGGAATTCGGTGTCATTTCGTCGATCATGAATCTCGACTGGTCCGTCTGCCGACGGGTATCTCGGGTCTCGAGAGCGACACTCGCTGCGAGTCGCGTAGACGAACTGGCCCGTGTCGATCCCACGCTACGACTCGACGTGAGCGTCCCAGCGTACTCGCCTCCGTCCGGTCTGTTCTGTCACAGATACTGACTCATCGACCGTGCATAAAAGTATTATTCCGTCTATAGCTCAGAGTTTAAATAAGGATTGGCAACGGCATCGGCTCGAGTCATCGAACCGGCCGTCGTCGGGTCGTATTCGACCGAACGTGCGTCGTCGTCGTTTCTATAGTAGCCACTGAAACGAGTTACACATGACTCCCAAACGGTCATGTGATCCGGTGTGTAGTGACTGTCAGTGGTTACTACAACTACCGCCCGAGAGAAACCCGCGCCGGACTATCCAAACCCAATCGTGGACACAACGACCGCCTCCGACCGTACGTGGGTGCTCGAAACGACAGTCAAAACGGACTGACCGGCCGTAACGAAGTCTAAGCCGGCCACCTACGCTTCCAAGAGATTCCAGAACCGCTCGGTGTCGCCCTCGAAGCGCTCGAGCAACGCTCGCATCTCCGTTCGGTGGTCGTCGGTGACTCTCACGTGAACCATCCCTTCATCGGGCTGGCCGTAGACGACGCTTGCGCCCTCGGGCGCGGCGACGATCGCCGGCAGCGCGACGAGATCTTCCTCGCCGTCGACCATGATCGTCGTCGGCTCGTCGGTCGCGAGCGCGCGCCGAAGTGCACGGACAACCGGTGCGGATAGCTCCGCGGGCGGGTTCCGTACCTCGATGCTCGCCCCGGCGGTGACCGCCTCGCGGATCTCCTCGTCGACGGCGCTGCGTTTGGTCCGGCCGTCCACGAGTGCCACGTCCGGCTGGCGGCCCGCCTGCAGGATGTGGTAGGTGACGACGTCACCGACGGCGATCAGCGGACCGTCGACGGCCTCGAGGAGTCGCCGGGCATCGGTCTCGATCGGTCCCATCGGCTCCTTGAGTTCGTGGCGGAGGTCGTCGGGCAAAACCAGTAGCTGGTCGTCCTCGGCGGGCGCCGAATCCTTGTCGTCGCGAGTCACGTGCGTTAGCGAACCTTCAGGGCGTACGCGCCCGGTTCGGTGATCTGCATCTCCGTCGCGATCTCGCTGTCCTCGGGGTGGGCGATGATGACGTAGCCCGCCCAGTCCTCGGTCAGCGACGAGGAGTTACAGGCGTCGCAGGTCTCGTTATCCGGTTCGTTGACCCGGTGACATTCGCGACAGACGAGACGATCGGATGCCATGGTTATTCACCTGCGGTCGCTTCGCGCTTCTCTCGCTCGTCCTCGAGCCACTCGTGTTTGCCCAGCCCCGGCTGTTTCGCGGTGAGGCCGATCTTCGAGTCCCGCGGGTTGCGCTCGTCGATGCTCTTGGTGACGATGCGGGCCCGGACGGCGTCCTCGACGCCGAGCGAGCGGGCGGATTCGTTCGAGGCGAGTTGCTGGTTCTCGCCGTCGAAGGCGAGGTACTCGTCGCTGATCTGTGAGACGTGGAGCAGTCCGTCGACGGGGCCGATGCCGACGAAGGCACCGAACTCGACGACTTCGACGACGGTGCCGTCGACGACCTCCTGCATCTGTGGATCGAAGGTGACGGCGTCGAACTCGGCCTCGTAGTAGACGCCCGGCCGATTCGGCAGCACCGTTCCCTCGCCGATATCGTGGACCTCGGTGACGGAGACGACGCTCCCGACCTCCTCGTCCATCCGCCCCTCGAGTTTGTCCTGGAGCAGTCGCTTGACTCGGTTCGGCGAAACGTCGCCGAGTTCTTCCGGCGGTACTTCTACTGTGTCCTTCAGTCTAACCCGTTTGTACATCTATGGTTGAGTGATCGCTAACTTGTTTCTCCCGCGTAATGCAATTACCGGTCTGCTCGCTTCGAGCACTCGGTCGCGCAGCGGCCGATCGTTCGTGACGACGTAGTCGACGTTCCCCTCGCGGGCGAGTTCGACCAGGGCGTCGTCGGCGTACGACGCCTCCGTGTCGACGACGAGACAGCGTTCGGTCGCCAGATCGTGGCCGACGGTCGCGGCCGTCCCCTCCTGGCCACCCTTCTCCGAGAGCCGCCGGAGTTCCTCGAGGACCGCCTGCGGTATCGTCGGCTCGAACGAATCGAGGAGCCGCTCGAGCTCCTCGAATAGCCGAACGTCGAGTTCGACCGGCATCATGAGCGCGCTCGTGTCGAGGGCGACCCGCGTCCGCGTGCTCATCGCCTTAGTCCGTGAGCGTTCCCAGACCGATCAGCCGCCAGCGAGCGCCGATGCGGCGGTTGATCGCGATTTTCGTCCCTGGATCGGCGGCGACGGGTCGTTTGAGTTTGACCTCGCACTCGCCGCTTCGGGCGCTGGTGACGGAGCCGACGGTCGTCGCCGTCCCGACGGTCATCATCAGCGGTTCGCCGGTGCTGATCTCGTCGACCGTCTCGCCGCTCTCCGCGCCGACGACCCGCTCGAGCAGGTCGACGTCCATGGTGAACTCGTTCCACGTCGGCGGGAGCGTGCCCGGCGGGCCGGCCATCCGGCCGGCCAGCGCGTCGCCTTTCGTCAGCGAGGGGTCGAGTCCGGTCCCGACGCCGAGCAGGCCGCCCGGCGTGACGGTGTCGACCGTTTCGCCGCCGGCCTGCAGCGAGCGAATGCTCGTCTCGATGGGGACGTACTCGCTCTTCCCGCCTTCCTCGACCTCGCGGCCGGGCCGGATCTCGATGTCGTCGCCGACCTCGAGCTCGCCCCGAACGAGACTGCCCCCGAGGACGCCGCCGGCGAGGTCCTTCGCGGTCGTCCCGGGTTTGTTGATGTCGAAACTGCGGGCGACGTGCATCCGGGGATCGGCGTCGGGATCCCGATCCGGCGTGGGGATCTCCTCCTCGATGGCCTGGATGAGCAAGTCGAGATTGACTTCCTGACCCGCGGAGACGGGGACGATCGGCGCGTCTTCCGCGACCGTTCCCTCGACGAACTCCTTGATCTGGTCGTAGTTGTTTCGGGCGGTCTCGGCGTCGACGAGGTCGACCTTGTTCTGCGCGATGACGATGTTGTCGATGCCGATGATGTCAAGCGCCATCAGGTGCTCTTCGGTCTGGGGCTGGGGGACGGGTTCGTTGGCGCTGACCACCAACACGGCCCCGTCCATCAGCGATGCGCCCGAAAGCATCGTCGCCATCAGGGTCTCGTGCCCCGGGGCGTCGACGAACGAGACGGTCCGGAGCGGCTCGCTCGGCGTGCCGTCCGCACACTCCTCCTCGACGGTGTAACACTCGGGTTCGTCGAGTCCCTCGCAGTGGCGGAACGTCGCGTCGGCGTAGCCGAGCCTGATCGAGATCCCGCGTTTCATCTCCTCGCTGTGCTGGTCCGTCCACGAGCCGCTGAGCGCTTGCACCAGCGTCGTCTTGCCGTGGTCGACGTGACCGACGAGCCCGATGTTCACCTCCGGTTGTCGATTTCCTACCATAAGACGATGAGTAATCTTGCGTAGTGATTCCGCTGTGCGACTGATAAAGGTTGCGAGCTATCCCTTGTCTCGACCGACGCAGTGTGCGGGACGGCGACGGACGAACGAGCCCGCCGAACCCGACGACTTATTTCGATTCCCTCCTACCCTGTGACCGTGTCGGAGTTCGCGTTCGAACTCGAGTTGTGTGCCCGCCTCGAGCGGCGACGCGACGGACTCGTCGCCCGCCAGCTCGGCGGCAGCGTCGCCGATCCCGGCGGGCGGGTTCTGGACGTGCTCTGCGTCGAGCCCGGACCCGAATTCGACGACCGCGTCGCCATCACGAGCGAAGCGATTCCCGACGCCGCCATCGAATCGGCCGTCGGCACCGGGCAGGCCCGCTACTGGAAGGACGCCTTCGACTGTCATCCCGAGCGCGCCCGCAACGCCACGGAGCGGGC
This portion of the Natrinema salinisoli genome encodes:
- a CDS encoding dodecin family protein, with amino-acid sequence MSETAKVIKLVGNSTESWEDAAQSALEDADETLEEITGIKIESQTADVEDGQIESYTTTIHVSFGLQR
- the spt4 gene encoding transcription elongation factor subunit Spt4: MASDRLVCRECHRVNEPDNETCDACNSSSLTEDWAGYVIIAHPEDSEIATEMQITEPGAYALKVR
- a CDS encoding cyclase family protein, which translates into the protein MCGLVTADETTLIDLSIGLEDGVASEPTPPSIDAFDHEAGAERLAETLREQGYDVDAGDFPDGMGLAWEDLEVIPHAGTHLDAPWHYGPEVDGEPAKTIEEIPLEWCRGNAVVLDFRWMEPGSEISASDLEDALADLDHDLSPGEIVLIQTGADELWGQPEYLTEFPGMSAEGTKFLVEQGVKVIGTDAYGFDKPFATMGERYVESGDDGELWPAHLAGRDVEYCQIEKMANLDRLPRKTDIPVVAFPIKIEDGSAGWVRPVALLEDDETGGEDA
- a CDS encoding geranylgeranyl reductase family protein, with the protein product MYDFVVVGVGPPGARFARRAAEEGYDVLALEKGQIGEPLACSGHVSTDVWEFTGEGAREELFQNEIYGARFHVGGPHSDAYPFYKREVASNVIDRVGLDRHLADLARDAGADVREEHTVTGVTEHRDRVEIVASGPEGTVEFEAKMVAGCDGPRSRVREELDLPEPEEFLHGVLAFSDEADHEDFVDVHLTPPTFFAWRIPRGEAGVEYGLAAPPGVQVTKHFEELIDGYEIDVAHRCSGAIPIGPPDRVTTRRAFLLGDAAAQTKPFTGGGILYSMTSADHAAREIDPDRPTTLAAYERAWRDDLEREQQLGRWIRRAYSFPEPVQRIGLGALSGEIGVHMDRPTSLVSMDHLKALLSRA
- a CDS encoding GTP-dependent dephospho-CoA kinase family protein, with protein sequence MTRDDKDSAPAEDDQLLVLPDDLRHELKEPMGPIETDARRLLEAVDGPLIAVGDVVTYHILQAGRQPDVALVDGRTKRSAVDEEIREAVTAGASIEVRNPPAELSAPVVRALRRALATDEPTTIMVDGEEDLVALPAIVAAPEGASVVYGQPDEGMVHVRVTDDHRTEMRALLERFEGDTERFWNLLEA
- a CDS encoding MATE family efflux transporter, yielding MTSWQAAAIAFVAGLLERCGIVDADRFPPIAELAWPRIVTGFAIMSKQTADLAMVGIAVGTAGTAGLAFALGYWQIVTLLGLGLAGGTVTLVSQNYGGEETGRASLAVTQSVVLATAISLPVAGIFLAVPDRLIGLLGADPDALRHGSVYLVYVAPAVVFELLNLIASRTYTGVGDTFTEMVARAGGAVLNVLLSGLLIFGLGLGAAGAAIGTTLASGFVTVVLAWGMLGRSYGRLGMEPSPVPITRGGPWIEPTLLRQLIEISLPEVGRRLAQGIVVFPLLWIAASFGPVVVTALEVGRRVRALINSVNWGLSLASSSLVGQHLGANEEEVAVGYGADIIRLSTVIYTGIAVLVVLFARPIAGVFVTGPAEAAQAAAFVVVGAISSIGYGIDGAAAGALLGAGDTRWPFVASLLGRYAFALPAAALGLVTPLGVGGLYLALFLETTVPGGINYWLFRTGRWKAVSRRYRPSSEPS
- a CDS encoding fumarylacetoacetate hydrolase family protein, encoding MKLATFEVDTPVGPVERIGAVDESSASDDTTAGEATLVDLTAAYGAALATEGEPAPADLARTHVPPEMIAFLERGDRAIADAREALEYAAETNADRGPGGAKIRYEPGEYRLLAPLPRPNSLRDCMAIEEHVQNSMEGEIADVWYDLPVYYKGNADSVVAPGETIQWPDYSEIMDYELEIAAVIGKRGRDIPAEEADEHIAGYTIFNDFSARDIQGKEMEGRLGPAKGKDFANGLGPYVVPRDDIDVLEAPMTARIDGEVWSEGTVDEMYHSFAEIIEHVSQSETLHPGDVIGSGTVGEGCGLELGQWLEDGDTVALEVKGIGVLEHTVVA
- a CDS encoding helix-turn-helix domain-containing protein codes for the protein MRYVRLELTPPTGAVHPAGQRLAAEPDLERSEIVYVDSFPDGTGILLYRLRGGSEALESQIGDHPLVLDWDLFEGAGADLYCYLYVDSGEPASKLMSLVGQDGLIVETPIEFTDDGSLRLTVAGTDEMIQDAYRAIPEGFDYEIIKTGEYDPTSKWSIFDLTTRQQEVLRTAVEIGYYDVPKQATHQDIANELDCATSTVDEHLRKAESAVFLSLLG
- a CDS encoding MSCRAMM family adhesin SdrC, producing the protein MISRSALAAVCLGIVIVVSLPAGAYATLSSSGPESPTSLVQDDSYRYQCLNTAPAENVSMNAYEQNTSNLRTQSANVSPTGNGTTAREGFVEIESEFINGEQTCFDRVSTEKQTMMLQLKGVQFENTSVRGPWTNIVFGQGEADVVTILLPGNEFLDVLRQMGVSEGFIEFFEEEYDLSSNGTAETSAEGTGADGPTNQSNDSTETEADSDDVRGNTTDSGENNENVTDPDDSTENATDSDGGSGNTTDDTSGEGEDSTGANETGTESVVDPTDLAGEPSEGAAIVQPR
- a CDS encoding DUF6114 domain-containing protein, which translates into the protein MNDERLVRVSEWRDDRPFWGGTILTVAGIVIAIVPLTLAFRFGMGTSPYVLVGLSSAGFVSLAGIFSLRRPDRADYLGAVGILFAVVSIFGALGGFGLGTVLGMVGGSLCIAWVPDDAAADDPSPETESVLSRLRSRCRGVVDSLSQER